Sequence from the Bacteroidales bacterium genome:
AATCAATTATATTAGCGGTTATAGAGAAATCAAAATTTCCCGGAAACAATAAATAGCCTTACTTTAAGTTTTATAATACATTTTAAATTAACAGGCTGAATAAAATATCATATTTATAAATTAGAAACAATGAAGATTTTAAAAAAATATTTATTTTTCTTGAATGTTGTGTTATTCCCTTTTTATTTGCATTCTCAGGACATCAAGGATACGGTTAAATTAAAGAGTATCGAGATTAAAGACAGCCTAATAAAAAAATACTCATATATAGCAAGCGACATCAGCAAAACACAAATTCAAAATTCAAACACTCATGATATAGGCGAATTTTTACGAACTGTTCCTAATGTATCAGGTTTGCGAAAAGGCGGTATTGCTGTTGACCCGGTAATAAGGGGTTTCAGATATAGCGAACTGAATGTGGTATTGGATAACGGAATCAAAATAGAGAATGGCTGTCCTAATCGCATGGACCCGGTATCGTCTCATGTTGAAGCAGATGATATAGAAAAAATTGAAATCATTAAAGGTCCTTACACTTTACGTTATGGTTCATCATTGGGTGGAGTTTTAAATTTTGTTACCATAAAACCACAGAAATACGATGAATTTGAAATTCATGCCAATGCCATGTATGGCTTTGAAACCAACTGGAACGGGCAGAAAGAGCATATATCTGTATTTGGCGGATATAAAAAAATATATTTCCTGTTTTCGGGTGGTTATAAAAATTATGGCAATTACGAAAGCGGCAATCTCGATGATCTTGATACAACTTATAATTCTTCATTTGAAAAATATAATTACATGGGAAAAGTTGGGTTTATTTTAACACCAAATCAGAACATACTTTTTTCATATTCCAATATCCGCAGCAATGATGTTTTGTACCCGGCATTACCAATGGATGAAGTTAGCGACAATACACAAATCGGCTCAATTGATTATAGCTTAAAAAATATAGGCAATATCATAAAAACTTTTGATATAAAAATCTATCGCTCGGATGTGAACCATATAATGGACAACAGCAAACGTTCCAATTATTCAACAAAACAAATGATAGCAGAGGTGGATGCTATAAATACAGGAGGACGTGCGGAATTAAATTTACAATTAAACAAACATAAAATAATTGCAGGTTTGGATTTTGAAGATATTGCCAAAGACGGCGAAAGAATAATGACCATGCAAATGATGGGAACTTCTTCAACAAAAAAAACAAATCTATGGAATGACGCACTAATACAAAATTCAGGACTGTACGCAGAGTATACAACATCGTTTTCTTCATATGAAATAAATGCGAGTATACGTTGTGATTATAATAAAGCAACA
This genomic interval carries:
- a CDS encoding TonB-dependent receptor; this encodes MKILKKYLFFLNVVLFPFYLHSQDIKDTVKLKSIEIKDSLIKKYSYIASDISKTQIQNSNTHDIGEFLRTVPNVSGLRKGGIAVDPVIRGFRYSELNVVLDNGIKIENGCPNRMDPVSSHVEADDIEKIEIIKGPYTLRYGSSLGGVLNFVTIKPQKYDEFEIHANAMYGFETNWNGQKEHISVFGGYKKIYFLFSGGYKNYGNYESGNLDDLDTTYNSSFEKYNYMGKVGFILTPNQNILFSYSNIRSNDVLYPALPMDEVSDNTQIGSIDYSLKNIGNIIKTFDIKIYRSDVNHIMDNSKRSNYSTKQMIAEVDAINTGGRAELNLQLNKHKIIAGLDFEDIAKDGERIMTMQMMGTSSTKKTNLWNDALIQNSGLYAEYTTSFSSYEINASIRCDYNKATSKDTLKLVKDAIEYFDDVSSQSLNLSANAGITKKINDHLSISLALCRGVRTPNMLERYIKLLAVGYDNYDYLGNPRLKPEINYEADLTLKYSKENLGAVYLNGFYSYVTDYISSVRIPPSIITSQTQGVLGVKQFANTDHVTFEGFELGYTSPEQFRLNTSIVAAYTYGVIPEDIKYITSGTQVIGETTVINDALPEIPPFETTLGISYKFVKRNITPKISIRIVADQRHTSVALYESYTPGFALLNFSVKCKINKFADINAGINNIFDRAYYEHLNRKIVGSTGKLYEPGRVFFINLYVNI